A segment of the Panacibacter ginsenosidivorans genome:
GGTTGTTTGCGCCGGTGTGGACCATCCTTTATATATTGATGGGTGTTGCTTTTTATTTCGTTTGGAAACTTCCGGAAACAACCCAAAGAAATATTGCATTGTTTGTTTTTGTATTGCAACTCGCAGTTAATGGTATATGGAGCCTTATATTTTTTAACCAGCATCAGATTGGGTGGGCACTTGTTGATATTTCTATTCTCTGGGTTATGATCATTATTACAATGTACTTGTTTACACAATTATCAAAAATAGCAGCATGGCTTTTGTATCCATATTTATTATGGGTAAGTTTTGCTACCGTGCTTAATTTTTCTATCTGGCAGTTAAATTGACCCATTTTTATGTACCTGGCAATGGTGCAATAATGATGCTTTCGTTGCGTCGCACTCTTGTACCGGTGATATTTTATTCAGCATAATTCAGCAGCTTTTAGTCCAAGCTTTTCCTTTCAAATATTAGGTAACTGTTCGCTGCATCAAAACAGAACAACAAGTGTATCATAACCGTACACTCCCATCTGTCATCTAAT
Coding sequences within it:
- a CDS encoding TspO/MBR family protein; this translates as MNQSYTRTVNPTVKLIVSLILTLLVGFGAGFATATSINSWYSTLDKPFFNPPNWLFAPVWTILYILMGVAFYFVWKLPETTQRNIALFVFVLQLAVNGIWSLIFFNQHQIGWALVDISILWVMIIITMYLFTQLSKIAAWLLYPYLLWVSFATVLNFSIWQLN